From a single Buteo buteo chromosome 14, bButBut1.hap1.1, whole genome shotgun sequence genomic region:
- the LOC142039400 gene encoding LOW QUALITY PROTEIN: G-protein coupled receptor 183-like (The sequence of the model RefSeq protein was modified relative to this genomic sequence to represent the inferred CDS: substituted 1 base at 1 genomic stop codon), which produces MTRAVCCQGGGREGGHTHTHRPFTSXPGPALEVRLPLSISCKFHVCSYSKGDGKSSRGAAEMAVAEAVFPPANLTASNQSSCNVHNHHFSAKITFSLFYTALLVFGACGNILALCITFQRRKKKLNSTDLYLVNLALSDALFTLALPGRIAYYVLEFDWPFGDWFCRVTAFIFYMNTYVGIYFMTCVSVDRYIAVVRTRHPGRIRKMSRARGVCVLIWALVFLQTAPLLLRPMTRRMGDKLTCMEYFNFEEIPKLPYLLLGACVLGFFLPVGIILVCYVRINLKLCQTAKENPLTVKNGHHRRAFTVILVVLLAVLLCFSPYHLNIVQFMVRKILYQPSCREQQAFKMSLQVTVAFMNLNCCIDPIIYFFAFRGYKRRLLRIFRNSGSMATSSTAKTPSESNSNSQPPGSVSV; this is translated from the coding sequence ATGACTCGAGCTGTGTGCTGCcaggggggtggcagggaggggggacacacacacacacacaggccTTTCACTTCGTGACCAGGGCCAGCCCTAGAGGTGCGTCTCCCGTTATCGATAAGCTGCAAGTTTCACGTCTGTTCTTATTCCAAGGGAGACGGCAAGAGCTCGCGAGGCGCCGCGGAAATGGCTGTTGCGGAGGCCGTGTTCCCGCCCGCCAACCTCACCGCCAGCAACCAGAGCAGCTGCAACGTGCACAACCACCACTTCTCCGCCAAAATCACCTTCTCCCTCTTCTACACCGCCCTGCTGGTGTTCGGCGCCTGCGGGAACATCCTGGCCCTCTGCATCACCTTCCAGCGGAGGAAGAAGAAACTCAACTCCACCGACCTCTACCTGGTGAACCTGGCCCTCTCCGATGCCCTCTTCACCCTGGCACTGCCGGGCAGGATCGCCTACTACGTCCTGGAGTTTGACTGGCCCTTCGGGGACTGGTTCTGCCGGGTCACAGCCTTCATCTTCTACATGAACACCTATGTGGGCATCTACTTCATGACCTGCGTAAGCGTGGACCGCTACATCGCCGTGGTGCGCACCAGGCACCCCGGCAGGATTCGGAAGATGAGCCGTGCCAGGGGCGTCTGCGTCCTCATCTGGGCTTTGGTGTTCCTGCAGACGGCGCCGCTGCTTCTGCGGCCCATGACGCGGAGGATGGGGGACAAACTGACGTGCATGGAGTACTTCAACTTCGAGGAGATTCCCAAGCTGCCCTACCTGCTCCTGGGGGCCTGCGTGCTCGGCTTCTTCCTGCCTGTGGGCATCATCTTGGTGTGCTACGTGAGGATCAACCTCAAGCTCTGCCAGACGGCCAAGGAGAATCCACTGACGGTGAAGAATGGGCACCACCGCCGGGCCTTCACCGTCATCCTGGTGGTGCTGCTGGCCGTCCTGCTCTGCTTCAGTCCCTACCACCTCAACATCGTCCAGTTCATGGTCAGGAAGATCCTCTACCAGCCGTCCTGCCGCGAGCAGCAAGCCTTCAAGATGTCCCTGCAAGTCACCGTGGCGTTCATGAACCTCAACTGCTGCATCGACCCCATCATCTACTTCTTCGCCTTCCGGGGCTACAAGCGGAGGCTGCTCCGCATCTTCAGGAACAGCGGCTCGATGGCCACCTCCTCCACCGCCAAGACCCCCTCCGAGAGCAACAGCAACAGCCAGCCGCCCGGCTCCGTCTCTGTCTAG